The window GAAATATTTTAAAGATGAACAGAAGGACCTCTACCCCTTTACTTTAACTGGTAAATTGACCAGGCCCTGAGTATAGTAAGCGCAGGCTCATTATTTTTTCTCTTGTACTTCACCCGGGTTTGCTGTGGAACTTTTACATAATCATATTTTCCTTCTGCTGCTGATAACTATTATCGGTACGGCATTCGGCAAGCTTCGCCTGAAATCCTTTTCTCTTGGCTCTTCAGGAATTATCTTTATAGCTCTTTTTTTCGGTCATTTCGGTTACACGCTGCCCACCGATTTTCAAACCCTCGGTCTCGTCCTGTTTATCTATTCCATCGGTCTTCAGGCCGGCCCTGGCTTTATCACCACCCTTCGAAGCAGGGGGCTGCATCTTTCCCTTGGTGCTTTCGCAATCATTGGCATCGGCTTTGCCACTACCCTGGTCATGGCATGGGTCTATGGTTTTGGTCCCGATATCAGCGCCGGCATCTTTGCCGGTGCGCTCACTTCCACCCCCGGTCTGGCAGTTGCTGTTGAAATGGCAGGTGATACCAGCGCTGCAGCCAGCTATGGCCTGACATATTTCTTCGGTGTCACCGGTGTTATCCTTTTTGTGCAGCTTATTCCCAGGATTCTGAAGGTTGACGTTGAAAAAGAAGAGATTTACCTGAATGAAGAGGTGGCCAGTTCCCGGGAGCCGCTGAAAATGCAACATGTCGAGCTCACCAACCCCAACATTTTAAACCAGAAGGTTAAGGATTTACGGTTGGGGAGCCTGGCGCCCGTGGTCATTACCCGTCTGCTGCGGCTTGGTGCAGATCAACCCATTCTGGTCAGCGGCGAGACAGTGCTGCATGAAGGTGACCATATCCGCATTGTTGGCCGTCCCGCCGACCTGAAAAAGATACTCCCCCTGCTGGGCTGCCTGATAGACAAAGAAATCCAGTTCGACAGGGCACTCAGCAAAAAGTCGATCATCGTTTCAAGAAAAGAAGTGGCAGGCATGACCTTAAACCAGCTTAACTGCCGGGAGGTTTTCAATGTGCAGACCACAGGAGTCACCCGGAACGGATTTGACCTGCCCGCGACCCCGAATCTCCGCCTGCAGATGGGAGACATCGTCCACGCGGTTGGTCAACGGAGCGCGCTCAGGAATATCATCAAGATTTTTGGTAACAACACCAAGGAACTCTACAGCATAAACCTGCTGCCGATCTTTATCGGCCTGCTCATTGGCTTTCTTATCGGCCAGCTTCCTCTGTATCTGCCCTATGCTGGTACTTTTACCCTCGGCACCACAGGTGGCGTGCTGGTCTCTGGAATAATTCTCAGCAATATCTATAAGACAGGTCCATTTGTCTGGGAAATTCCCAGCACTGCCAACAGCTTCATCAGAGCCCTGGGTTTGACCCTGT of the Desulfosediminicola ganghwensis genome contains:
- a CDS encoding aspartate:alanine exchanger family transporter translates to MELLHNHIFLLLLITIIGTAFGKLRLKSFSLGSSGIIFIALFFGHFGYTLPTDFQTLGLVLFIYSIGLQAGPGFITTLRSRGLHLSLGAFAIIGIGFATTLVMAWVYGFGPDISAGIFAGALTSTPGLAVAVEMAGDTSAAASYGLTYFFGVTGVILFVQLIPRILKVDVEKEEIYLNEEVASSREPLKMQHVELTNPNILNQKVKDLRLGSLAPVVITRLLRLGADQPILVSGETVLHEGDHIRIVGRPADLKKILPLLGCLIDKEIQFDRALSKKSIIVSRKEVAGMTLNQLNCREVFNVQTTGVTRNGFDLPATPNLRLQMGDIVHAVGQRSALRNIIKIFGNNTKELYSINLLPIFIGLLIGFLIGQLPLYLPYAGTFTLGTTGGVLVSGIILSNIYKTGPFVWEIPSTANSFIRALGLTLFMATVGTRTGESIVATVSEQGIDLFIAGAVVTLVPLISSIFICKYLLKIPFLRMLGVITGSMTSTPGLAAVSELSKTHYASSAYATVYPVALIAMILFTKLLVLILS